A single Pangasianodon hypophthalmus isolate fPanHyp1 chromosome 27, fPanHyp1.pri, whole genome shotgun sequence DNA region contains:
- the LOC113525708 gene encoding claudin-15 isoform X2, giving the protein MKESLQIVALFLGFLSGVTAFISLHHHTWKVSTDYGNVIITSNIFENLWMSCAEDSTGIYDCWYFSSLLALPGFVQACRALMIASIVLGTFGLIFTLVGMQCSKIGGENYIVKGRIAILGGVFFILQGLSTMIAVSWYAFNITQEFFDPLYPGTKFEIGEGLYIGWCSATLALIGGCCLLCVCGNDSKVEKMSYPYQSQHRGTAYTTSVMSQQPNNYSRNAYV; this is encoded by the exons ATGAAAGAGTCTCTGCAGATTGTTGCACTTTTTCTGGGTTTTCTCAGCGGTGTGACTGCGTTCATTTCGTTACACCACCACACGTGGAAAGTGTCCACTGACTATGGCAACGTTATTATCACCTCCAACATCTTTGAGAACTTGTGGATGTCCTGTGCTGAGGATTCAACTGGCATTTATGACTGCTGGTACTTCTCATCGTTACTGGCTTTACCAG gttttGTTCAAGCATGTCGTGCACTTATGATCGCGTCCATCGTGTTGGGGACGTTTGGTCTCATCTTCACGCTGGTCGGCATGCAGTGTTCCAAAATTGGAGGAGAGAACTACATAGTGAAGGGACGAATCGCCATCCTGGGAGGAGTGTTCTTCATCCTGCAGG GTTTGAGTACGATGATCGCTGTGTCGTGGTACGCCTTCAACATCACGCAGGAATTCTTTGACCCGCTTTATCCTGGAACAAA gtttgAGATAGGAGAGGGTTTGTATATCGGCTGGTGTTCAGCGACACTCGCCTTGATTGGTGGCTGCtgcttactgtgtgtgtgtggaaacgacagcaaagtggagaaaat GTCGTATCCATACCAGTCTCAGCACAGAGGGACAGCGTATACGACCTCAGTCATGTCTCAGCAGCCCAATAACTATAGCCGAAATGCCTATGTGTAA
- the LOC113525708 gene encoding claudin-15 isoform X1 has protein sequence MVNAAVEVMAFLLGFAGWAMSGIVIPYRFWKISTIEGNVITASIVYENLWMSCATDSTGVHNCREFPSMLGLAGFVQACRALMIASIVLGTFGLIFTLVGMQCSKIGGENYIVKGRIAILGGVFFILQGLSTMIAVSWYAFNITQEFFDPLYPGTKFEIGEGLYIGWCSATLALIGGCCLLCVCGNDSKVEKMSYPYQSQHRGTAYTTSVMSQQPNNYSRNAYV, from the exons ATGGTGAACGCAGCGGTTGAGGTGATGGCGTTTCTCCTCGGCTTTGCGGGATGGGCGATGTCCGGTATTGTCATTCCGTATCGCTTCTGGAAGATTTCCACCATCGAGGGGAATGTCATCACGGCGTCCATCGTCTATGAGAACTTATGGATGTCCTGCGCTACTGATTCTACCGGAGTGCACAACTGCAGGGAGTTTCCCTCCATGCTTGGCCTCGCCG gttttGTTCAAGCATGTCGTGCACTTATGATCGCGTCCATCGTGTTGGGGACGTTTGGTCTCATCTTCACGCTGGTCGGCATGCAGTGTTCCAAAATTGGAGGAGAGAACTACATAGTGAAGGGACGAATCGCCATCCTGGGAGGAGTGTTCTTCATCCTGCAGG GTTTGAGTACGATGATCGCTGTGTCGTGGTACGCCTTCAACATCACGCAGGAATTCTTTGACCCGCTTTATCCTGGAACAAA gtttgAGATAGGAGAGGGTTTGTATATCGGCTGGTGTTCAGCGACACTCGCCTTGATTGGTGGCTGCtgcttactgtgtgtgtgtggaaacgacagcaaagtggagaaaat GTCGTATCCATACCAGTCTCAGCACAGAGGGACAGCGTATACGACCTCAGTCATGTCTCAGCAGCCCAATAACTATAGCCGAAATGCCTATGTGTAA